The Candidatus Gracilibacteria bacterium genome window below encodes:
- a CDS encoding ATP-dependent DNA helicase RecG codes for MQLTKSLLHTTENYIERLRRSGIETVEDLLLFFPKGLENTSDVLESFAYVNIQEKNTIKVTLINIVNEKTKYQKNLTKFVISDCNGMLTECVFFHTPFFKKPLKLGDTIIIHGKPKYEYGKLTFVQPDIEFFDPERQAYLPTYIEIQGISTKWFREKIPLLFPYLPLLPEVLPVEIREERKHAPRIQNIKTLHAPKTLQDFEAAKHELAYEELFELQYRAIQRKKIIQDASIGHVSSIPLSVERMKEAIERLPFGLTNEQKITLFEILKDMEKDICMQRLLQGDVGTGKTIVAFLSMLHWIQGGGGQIAYMAPTTILATQIAKKLEEFLTPYGITSKLLIGSLKKKEKEEIKQGIENGEISIVVGTHAVIQEDVRFQRLSYVVIDEQHRFGVEQREKLTEYTSNLKHEEKLEEVQNTKYKIQNEGNLDSGNSVNLGNIINSVNPTNHVRIMPHVLMMTATPIPRTLSMAMYGNQDISIIREYPAERKKVITKIVTEHHVHEAYKWIEAQIELGFQAYWISPLVNENEKINAISVHETAEKLKMIFPHRNIGILHGKMKAEEKDMIMQDFLDKKYDILSATSVIEVGIDNPRATVVCIEDAHRFGLSQLHQFRGRVGRGEWQSYCYLLTDKNNSERLKALEKTNDGFEISEIDMELRGPGEVYGVRQSGIPDLKLASITDLTKIYEIRNDIEKYLHKKEEK; via the coding sequence ATGCAATTGACGAAATCCCTCCTTCATACCACAGAGAACTATATCGAGCGACTTCGCCGGAGTGGTATTGAAACTGTGGAAGATCTCTTGCTATTTTTCCCAAAAGGTCTCGAAAATACCAGTGATGTCTTGGAGAGCTTTGCTTACGTAAATATCCAAGAAAAAAACACTATCAAAGTGACACTCATAAATATCGTCAATGAAAAAACGAAGTACCAAAAAAATCTCACAAAGTTTGTCATATCAGATTGTAATGGTATGCTGACTGAGTGCGTCTTTTTTCATACACCATTTTTCAAGAAACCACTTAAGCTGTGAGATACTATCATTATTCACTGAAAGCCAAAATATGAATATGGAAAACTCACGTTTGTACAACCGGATATAGAATTTTTTGATCCAGAGCGACAGGCATATCTCCCGACCTATATTGAGATTCAGTGAATCTCGACAAAATGGTTTCGTGAAAAAATCCCCCTTCTTTTCCCCTATCTGCCACTCTTACCAGAAGTACTGCCAGTGGAAATCCGAGAGGAAAGAAAACACGCACCGAGAATACAGAATATTAAAACACTCCATGCTCCGAAAACGCTTCAGGATTTTGAAGCTGCAAAACATGAGCTCGCATACGAAGAACTTTTTGAGCTCCAGTATCGTGCCATCCAACGAAAAAAGATTATTCAAGATGCGAGCATAGGCCATGTATCGAGTATTCCTCTGAGTGTAGAGCGAATGAAAGAAGCTATTGAGAGACTGCCTTTTTGACTCACAAATGAACAAAAGATAACACTTTTTGAAATCCTCAAGGATATGGAAAAAGATATCTGTATGCAACGGCTTCTGCAGTGAGATGTATGAACGGGGAAAACAATTGTAGCATTTCTCTCTATGCTTCACTGGATACAGTGAGGTGGAGGACAGATAGCATATATGGCACCGACGACGATACTGGCAACACAGATTGCAAAAAAATTAGAAGAATTTCTGACACCCTATGGTATCACATCGAAGCTGTTGATAGGCAGTCTGAAGAAAAAAGAAAAAGAAGAAATCAAACAATGAATCGAAAATGGCGAAATTTCTATCGTAGTCTGAACACATGCTGTCATACAGGAAGATGTCCGATTTCAGCGGCTCAGCTATGTCGTCATCGATGAACAGCATAGATTCGGCGTCGAGCAAAGAGAAAAACTCACGGAATACACTTCAAATTTAAAACACGAAGAAAAGCTAGAAGAAGTACAAAATACAAAATACAAAATACAAAATGAAGGAAATCTTGATTCAGGAAACTCAGTAAACTTAGGAAACATAATAAACTCAGTAAACCCCACCAATCATGTCAGAATCATGCCCCACGTTCTGATGATGACGGCGACGCCTATCCCGCGAACGCTCTCTATGGCGATGTATGGGAATCAAGATATCTCCATTATCCGTGAATATCCAGCAGAGAGAAAAAAAGTCATCACAAAAATCGTTACAGAGCATCACGTACACGAAGCGTATAAATGGATTGAAGCACAGATAGAGCTCGGTTTTCAAGCGTATTGGATCTCTCCTCTTGTAAATGAAAATGAAAAAATCAATGCCATATCCGTGCACGAAACTGCAGAAAAACTCAAGATGATTTTTCCACACAGAAATATAGGAATTTTGCATGGAAAAATGAAAGCAGAAGAAAAAGATATGATCATGCAAGATTTTCTTGATAAAAAATATGATATTCTGTCCGCCACTTCCGTGATAGAAGTCGGCATAGATAATCCTCGTGCAACCGTTGTCTGTATAGAAGATGCACATCGTTTTTGACTCTCTCAACTTCATCAATTCCGTGGACGAGTCGGACGATGAGAGTGGCAATCGTATTGTTATCTTCTGACTGATAAAAATAATTCCGAGAGATTAAAAGCACTTGAAAAAACAAATGACGGATTTGAAATATCAGAAATTGATATGGAATTACGCGGTCCTGGCGAAGTCTACGGTGTACGACAATCCGGCATCCCCGACCTCAAACTCGCCTCTATCACTGATCTCACAAAGATCTATGAAATACGAAATGATATCGAAAAATATCTCCACAAAAAAGAAGAAAAATAG
- a CDS encoding 50S ribosomal protein L25, whose translation MSPLTLVATARDPKADLRIVRGTANRGGSVPGVVYGKKVPSTPILLDTSDLLRVFRVSGFSHIIDLTLDGKKHQVIIHDVQVHPVSGDFQHVDFYAVVASDKLHVTVPVKLVGTSQAARDGAIIEHVMQDIEVRCLPADIPAEIEVDISVLEKAGDMIHISDLTIDRKKIEILHHEETEAIVIASAFQEYVEEVVVAPADVEVLTEKKEGEEGEAPVEETKAE comes from the coding sequence ATGTCTCCCTTGACTCTCGTAGCTACTGCACGTGATCCAAAAGCCGATCTCCGTATCGTCCGTGGTACAGCAAACCGTGGTGGTTCTGTGCCGGGTGTAGTCTATGGTAAAAAGGTGCCAAGCACACCTATCCTTCTCGATACTTCTGATCTTCTCCGCGTGTTTCGTGTTTCTGGATTTTCTCATATTATTGATTTGACTCTCGATGGAAAAAAACACCAAGTGATTATTCATGATGTTCAAGTACATCCTGTATCTGGAGATTTTCAACACGTTGATTTTTATGCTGTTGTCGCTTCTGATAAGCTCCACGTCACTGTGCCAGTGAAGCTCGTTGGAACGAGCCAGGCAGCCCGTGATGGTGCCATCATAGAACATGTTATGCAAGATATCGAGGTCCGCTGTTTACCAGCTGATATTCCAGCCGAGATAGAAGTCGATATTTCTGTCCTAGAAAAAGCAGGTGATATGATTCATATTTCTGACCTTACTATCGATCGCAAAAAAATAGAAATTTTGCACCATGAAGAAACGGAGGCAATCGTTATTGCTTCTGCATTCCAAGAATATGTCGAAGAAGTGGTTGTGGCGCCTGCTGATGTGGAAGTCTTGACTGAAAAGAAAGAATGAGAAGAAGGTGAAGCTCCTGTTGAGGAAACAAAAGCTGAATAA